One stretch of Odocoileus virginianus isolate 20LAN1187 ecotype Illinois chromosome 26, Ovbor_1.2, whole genome shotgun sequence DNA includes these proteins:
- the TADA3 gene encoding transcriptional adapter 3, translating to MSELKDCPLQFHDFKSVDHLKVCPRYTAVLARSEDDGIGIEELDTLQLELETLLSSASRRLRVLEAETQILTDWQDKKGDRRLLKLGRDHELGAPPKHGKPKKQKLEGKAGHGPGPGPGRPKSKNLQPKIQEYEFTDDPIDVPRIPKNDAPNRFWASVEPYCADITSEEVRTLEELLKPPEDEAEHYKIPPLGKHYSQRWAQEDLLEEQKDGARAAAVADKKKGLMGPLTELDTKDVDALLKKSEAQHEQPEDGCPFGALTQRLLQALVEENIISPMEDSPIPDMSGKESGADGASTSPRNQNKPFSVPHTKSLESRIKEELIAQGLLESEDRPAEDSEDEVLAELRKRQAELKALSAHNRTKKHDLLRLAKEEVSRQELRQRVRMADNEVMDAFRKIMAARQKKRTPTKKEKDQAWKTLKERESILKLLDG from the exons ATGAGTGAGCTGAAGGACTGCCCCTTGCAGTTCCACGACTTCAAGTCTGTGGACCACCTGAAGGTCTGTCCCCGCTACACGGCGGTGTTGGCGCGCTCTGAGGACGACGGCATCGGCATCGAGGAGCTGGACACCCTGCAGCTGGAGCTTGAGACCCTGCTCTCCTCTGCCAGCCGGCGCCTGCGGGTGCTTGAGGCTGAAACCCAG ATCCTCACTGACTGGCAGGATAAGAAAGGTGACCGACGACTCCTGAAGCTGGGTCGAGACCATGAGCTTGGAGCTCCCCCCaaacatgggaagcccaagaagcagAAACTGGAAGGGAAGGCGGGACAtgggcctggccctggccctgggcgACCCAAATCCAAAAACCTTCAGCCCAAGATCCAAGAATATGAATTCACTGATGACCCAATTGATGTGCCACGTATCCCCAAGAATGACGCCCCCAACAG ATTCTGGGCTTCGGTGGAGCCATACTGTGCTGATATCACCAGTGAGGAAGTGCGCACGCTAGAGGAGCTACTGAAACCCCCAGAAGATGAGGCTGAACATTACAAG ATTCCGCCCCTGGGGAAGCACTACTCCCAGCGCTGGGCACAGGAGGACCTGCTGGAGGAGCAGAAGGACGGGGCCCGGGCAGCAGCCGTTGCTGACAAGAAGAAAGGCCTCATGGGGCCCCTGACCGAACTGGACACTAAAG ATGTGGATGCCCTGCTGAAGAAGTCTGAGGCCCAGCATGAGCAGCCAGAAGACGGGTGTCCCTTTGGTGCCCTGACACAGCGCCTGCTGCAGGCCTTGGTGGAG gaaaatattatttcccCCATGGAGGACTCTCCTATTCCAGACATGTCTGGGAAAGAATCGGGGGCAGATGGGGCAAGCACCTCTCCCCGCAATCAGAACAAGCCCTTCAG CGTGCCTCATACTAAGTCCCTGGAGAGCCGCATCAAGGAGGAGCTGATCGCCCAGGGCCTGCTGGAATCTGAGGACCGCCCCGCAGAGGACTCGGAGGACGAGGTTCTGGCGGAGCTGCGCAAGCGGCAGGCTGAGCTGAAGGCGCTCAGTGCCCACAACCGCACCAAGAAGCACGACCTGCTGAG GCTGGCGAAGGAGGAAGTGAGCCGGCAGGAGCTGAGGCAGCGGGTCCGCATGGCAGACAATGAGGTCATGGATGCCTTCCGCAAGATCATGGCTGCCCGGCAGAAGAAACGGACCCCCACCAAGAAGGAGAAAGACCAAGCTTGGAAGACTCTGAAGGAACGTGAGAGCATCCTGAAGCTGCTGGACGGGTAG